A single Oryctolagus cuniculus chromosome 18, mOryCun1.1, whole genome shotgun sequence DNA region contains:
- the PPM1N gene encoding probable protein phosphatase 1N isoform X2 encodes MAALARLLGRLLWPAGKEEEEEEREEEEAAAGSRVPGGPPPLLTAPRCVQWPHGGAAAAWGLRFGASAVQGWRARMEDAHCAQLELPGLPSGWAFFAVFDGHGGARAARFCARHLMSHALEALGPAPCEPEGVRGALRQAFLSADARLRALWPRGDPGGSTAVALLVSPRFLYLAHCGDSRAVLSRAGAVAFRTEDHRPLRPRERERIHDAGGTIRLRRVEGSLAVSRALGDFAFKQVPGRPPEQQLVSAEPEVTALARRAEDEFVLLASDGVWDALSGAALAELVASRLGLGLAPELLCAQLLDTCLCKGSLDNMTCILVCFPGAPGPSEEAVRRERALDAALGCRVAELCASAREPPTLNAVFRTLASEHVPDLPPGGGLHCKAAVIAQAYRECCGQVCQVGELHRPHPRPQQRQQKPTPGF; translated from the exons ATGGCGGCCCTTGCCCGCCTGCTGGGCCGTCTCCTCTGGCCGGCCggcaaggaagaggaggaagaggagagggaggaagaggaggcggcggcggggagcCGGGTCCCCGGCGGGCCGCCGCCTCTCCTGACCGCGCCGCGATGCGTCCAGTGGCCGCACGGGGGTGCGGCGGCAGCGTGGGGCCTGCGcttcggggccagcgccgtgcaGGGCTGGCGCGCGCGCATGGAGGACGCGCACTGCGCGCAGCTCGAGTTACCCGGGCTGCCCTCGGGCTGGGCTTTCTTCGCGGTCTTCGACGGCCACGGCGGGGCGCGAGCTGCCCGCTTCTGCGCGCGCCACCTGATGAGCCACGCGCTCGAGGCGCTGGGCCCCGCGCCCTGCGAACCCGAGGGCGTCCGCGGGGCGCTGCGCCAGGCCTTCCTGAGCGCCGACGCGCGACTGCGTGCGCTCTGGCCCCGCGGCGACCCTGGCGGCTCCACGGCCGTGGCGCTGCTCGTCTCCCCGCGCTTCCTGTACCTGGCGCACTGCGGGGACTCGCGCGCCGTGCTGAGCCGCGCCGGCGCCGTGGCCTTCCGCACGGAGGACcaccggccgctgcggccgcgGGAACGCGAGCGCATCCACGACGCTGGCGGCACCATCCGCCTCCGGCGCGTCGAGGGCTCCCTTGCCGTGTCGCGAGCGCTGGGGGACTTTGCCTTCAAGCAGGTGCCGGGGAGGCCCCCAGAGCAGCAGCTCGTGTCTGCGGAGCCCGAGGTGACCGCGCTGGCACGCCGCGCTGAAGATGAGTTCGTGCTCCTGGCCTCGGACGGCGTGTGGGACGCCCTGTCCGGAGCGGCCCTGGCGGAGCTGGTGGCTTCGCGCCtcggcctgggcctggccccggAGCTTCTGTGCGCCCAGCTGTTGGACACGTGTCTGTGCAAG GGCAGCCTGGACAACATGACCTGCATCCTGGTCTGCTTCCCGGGAGCCCCCGGGCCTTCTGAGGAGGCGGTCAGGAGGGAGCGGGCACTGGATGCGGCGCTGGGCTGCAGAGTCGCAG AGCTGTGCGCCTCTGCCCGGGAGCCCCCCACCCTCAACGCGGTGTTTAGGACCCTGGCCTCGGAGCACGTCCCGGATCTGCCTCCCGGGGGAGGGCTGCACTGCAA GGCTGCGGTCATCGCCCAAGCTTACAGAGAGTGCTGCGGGCAG GTCTGCCAGGTGGGGGAACTCCACCGCCCACACCCACGCCCACAGCAGAGACAACAGAAACCAACCCCAGGGTTTTGA
- the PPM1N gene encoding probable protein phosphatase 1N isoform X3, translating to MAALARLLGRLLWPAGKEEEEEEREEEEAAAGSRVPGGPPPLLTAPRCVQWPHGGAAAAWGLRFGASAVQGWRARMEDAHCAQLELPGLPSGWAFFAVFDGHGGARAARFCARHLMSHALEALGPAPCEPEGVRGALRQAFLSADARLRALWPRGDPGGSTAVALLVSPRFLYLAHCGDSRAVLSRAGAVAFRTEDHRPLRPRERERIHDAGGTIRLRRVEGSLAVSRALGDFAFKQVPGRPPEQQLVSAEPEVTALARRAEDEFVLLASDGVWDALSGAALAELVASRLGLGLAPELLCAQLLDTCLCKGSLDNMTCILVCFPGAPGPSEEAVRRERALDAALGCRVAELCASAREPPTLNAVFRTLASEHVPDLPPGGGLHCKAAVIAQAYRECCGQKGQGPAGKPTCAQANSASGLEA from the exons ATGGCGGCCCTTGCCCGCCTGCTGGGCCGTCTCCTCTGGCCGGCCggcaaggaagaggaggaagaggagagggaggaagaggaggcggcggcggggagcCGGGTCCCCGGCGGGCCGCCGCCTCTCCTGACCGCGCCGCGATGCGTCCAGTGGCCGCACGGGGGTGCGGCGGCAGCGTGGGGCCTGCGcttcggggccagcgccgtgcaGGGCTGGCGCGCGCGCATGGAGGACGCGCACTGCGCGCAGCTCGAGTTACCCGGGCTGCCCTCGGGCTGGGCTTTCTTCGCGGTCTTCGACGGCCACGGCGGGGCGCGAGCTGCCCGCTTCTGCGCGCGCCACCTGATGAGCCACGCGCTCGAGGCGCTGGGCCCCGCGCCCTGCGAACCCGAGGGCGTCCGCGGGGCGCTGCGCCAGGCCTTCCTGAGCGCCGACGCGCGACTGCGTGCGCTCTGGCCCCGCGGCGACCCTGGCGGCTCCACGGCCGTGGCGCTGCTCGTCTCCCCGCGCTTCCTGTACCTGGCGCACTGCGGGGACTCGCGCGCCGTGCTGAGCCGCGCCGGCGCCGTGGCCTTCCGCACGGAGGACcaccggccgctgcggccgcgGGAACGCGAGCGCATCCACGACGCTGGCGGCACCATCCGCCTCCGGCGCGTCGAGGGCTCCCTTGCCGTGTCGCGAGCGCTGGGGGACTTTGCCTTCAAGCAGGTGCCGGGGAGGCCCCCAGAGCAGCAGCTCGTGTCTGCGGAGCCCGAGGTGACCGCGCTGGCACGCCGCGCTGAAGATGAGTTCGTGCTCCTGGCCTCGGACGGCGTGTGGGACGCCCTGTCCGGAGCGGCCCTGGCGGAGCTGGTGGCTTCGCGCCtcggcctgggcctggccccggAGCTTCTGTGCGCCCAGCTGTTGGACACGTGTCTGTGCAAG GGCAGCCTGGACAACATGACCTGCATCCTGGTCTGCTTCCCGGGAGCCCCCGGGCCTTCTGAGGAGGCGGTCAGGAGGGAGCGGGCACTGGATGCGGCGCTGGGCTGCAGAGTCGCAG AGCTGTGCGCCTCTGCCCGGGAGCCCCCCACCCTCAACGCGGTGTTTAGGACCCTGGCCTCGGAGCACGTCCCGGATCTGCCTCCCGGGGGAGGGCTGCACTGCAA GGCTGCGGTCATCGCCCAAGCTTACAGAGAGTGCTGCGGGCAG AAGGGGCAGGGGCCGGCTGGGAAGCCCACCTGCGCCCAGGCAAACTCCGCCTCGGGCTTGGAGGCCTGA
- the RTN2 gene encoding reticulon-2 isoform X2 has protein sequence MGQVLPVFAHCKAPSTASSTPDSTEGGKDDSDFRELHTAREFSEDDEEETTSQDWGTPRELTFSYIAFDGAVGSGGRRDSAARRPRPQGRSVSEPRDPPPQPDLGDSLESIPSLSQSPEPGRRADPGPAPPADHPLEDLRLRLDQLGWAAREAGSGEDSATSSSTPLEDEEPDGLEAGGPGAELDPRLGLAQPSPPKVLTPQPSPGPGTPQAGTPSPPRSQDSNSGPDEPSLAEEEEPRGRLEREPITAQCLDSTDQSQFTLEPHLLVADLLYWKDARTSGVVFTGLMVSLLCLLHFSVVSVAAHGALLLLCGTISLRVYRKVLQAVHRGDGANPFQAYLDVDLTLTREQTERLSQQMASHVVSTATQLRHFFLVEDLVDSLKLALLFYILTFVGAVFNGLTLLILGVIALFTVPLLYRQHQAQIDQYVGLVTNQLSTIKAKIRAKIPGTGALASAAAAVSGSKAKAE, from the exons ATGGGGCAGGTCCTGCCGGTCTTCGCCCACTGCA aagctccgtcTACAGCCTCGTCGACCCCGGACTCCACGGAAG GAGGAAAGGACGACTCGGATTTCCGCGAGCTGCACACAGCCCGGGAATTCTCGGAAGACGACGAGGAGGAGACCACTTCGCAGGACTGGGGCACCCCCCGGGAGCTGACCTTTTCCTACATCGCCTTCGACGGCGCCGTGGGCTCCGGGGGCCGCAGGGACTCGGCTgcccgccgcccccggccccagGGCCGCTCCGTCTCGGAACCGCGAGACCCGCCCCCTCAGCCGGACCTGGGCGACAGCCTGGAAAGCATCCCCAGCCTCAGCCAGTCCCCGGAGCCCGGACGCCGCGCGgaccccggccccgcgccccccgccgACCACCCGCTGGAGGACCTGAGGCTCCGGCTGgaccagctgggctgggctgcgcgGGAAGCGGGATCCGGGGAGGACTCCGCCACCAGCAGCTCCACCCCGCTGGAAGACGAGGAACCCGACGGCTTGGAGGCGGGAGGACCCGGGGCAG AACTGGACCCGCGActcggactggctcagccctcacCGCCAAAAGTCTTGACCCCTCAGCCCAGCCCGGGCCCTGGGACTCCCCAGGCCGGTACCCCGTCTCCACCCCGATCCCAAGATTCGAACTCTGGGCCTGATGAGCCCTCGCTGGCCGAGGAGGAAGAGCCGAGGGGGCGACTGGAGCGGGAGCCAATCACAGCACAGTGCCTCGATAGCACGGACCAATCACAGTTCACTTTGGAGCCACACCTTCTCG tggcGGACCTGTTGTACTGGAAGGACGCGAGGACGTCGGGCGTGGTCTTCACGGGCCTCATggtctccctcctctgcctcctgcactTTAGCGTCGTGTCCGTGGCCGCCCACGGGGCTCTGCTCCTGCTCTGCGGCACCATCTCTCTCAGGGTTTATCGCAAAGTGCTGCAGGCAGTCCACCGCGGCGACGGAGCCAACCCCTTCCA GGCCTACCTGGATGTGGACTTGACCCTGACGCGGGAGCAGACGGAGCGTCTGTCCCAGCAGATGGCCTCCCACGTGGTCTCCACGGCCACGCAGCTGCGGCATTTCTTCCTGGTCGAAGACCTAGTGGATTCCCTCAAG ctggcCCTCCTCTTCTACATCCTGACCTTCGTGGGCGCCGTCTTCAATGGTTTAACTCTTCTCATTCTGG GAGTGATCGCTTTGTTCACCGTGCCCCTGCTCTACCGGCAGCACCAG GCCCAGATTGACCAGTACGTGGGGCTGGTGACCAATCAGTTGAGCACCATCAAAGCTAA GATCCGAGCTAAGATCCCAGGGACCGGAGCCCTCGCCTCAGCAGCCGCCGCAGTCTCCGGATCCAAAGCCAAAGCCGAATGA
- the RTN2 gene encoding reticulon-2 isoform X3, whose amino-acid sequence MGSKVADLLYWKDARTSGVVFTGLMVSLLCLLHFSVVSVAAHGALLLLCGTISLRVYRKVLQAVHRGDGANPFQAYLDVDLTLTREQTERLSQQMASHVVSTATQLRHFFLVEDLVDSLKLALLFYILTFVGAVFNGLTLLILGVIALFTVPLLYRQHQAQIDQYVGLVTNQLSTIKAKIRAKIPGTGALASAAAAVSGSKAKAE is encoded by the exons ATGGGGAGCAAAG tggcGGACCTGTTGTACTGGAAGGACGCGAGGACGTCGGGCGTGGTCTTCACGGGCCTCATggtctccctcctctgcctcctgcactTTAGCGTCGTGTCCGTGGCCGCCCACGGGGCTCTGCTCCTGCTCTGCGGCACCATCTCTCTCAGGGTTTATCGCAAAGTGCTGCAGGCAGTCCACCGCGGCGACGGAGCCAACCCCTTCCA GGCCTACCTGGATGTGGACTTGACCCTGACGCGGGAGCAGACGGAGCGTCTGTCCCAGCAGATGGCCTCCCACGTGGTCTCCACGGCCACGCAGCTGCGGCATTTCTTCCTGGTCGAAGACCTAGTGGATTCCCTCAAG ctggcCCTCCTCTTCTACATCCTGACCTTCGTGGGCGCCGTCTTCAATGGTTTAACTCTTCTCATTCTGG GAGTGATCGCTTTGTTCACCGTGCCCCTGCTCTACCGGCAGCACCAG GCCCAGATTGACCAGTACGTGGGGCTGGTGACCAATCAGTTGAGCACCATCAAAGCTAA GATCCGAGCTAAGATCCCAGGGACCGGAGCCCTCGCCTCAGCAGCCGCCGCAGTCTCCGGATCCAAAGCCAAAGCCGAATGA
- the PPM1N gene encoding probable protein phosphatase 1N isoform X1, with amino-acid sequence MAALARLLGRLLWPAGKEEEEEEREEEEAAAGSRVPGGPPPLLTAPRCVQWPHGGAAAAWGLRFGASAVQGWRARMEDAHCAQLELPGLPSGWAFFAVFDGHGGARAARFCARHLMSHALEALGPAPCEPEGVRGALRQAFLSADARLRALWPRGDPGGSTAVALLVSPRFLYLAHCGDSRAVLSRAGAVAFRTEDHRPLRPRERERIHDAGGTIRLRRVEGSLAVSRALGDFAFKQVPGRPPEQQLVSAEPEVTALARRAEDEFVLLASDGVWDALSGAALAELVASRLGLGLAPELLCAQLLDTCLCKGSLDNMTCILVCFPGAPGPSEEAVRRERALDAALGCRVAELCASAREPPTLNAVFRTLASEHVPDLPPGGGLHCKAAVIAQAYRECCGQPSPAASRDLHGPEAAARRGREETLPPPPVSAAPGMLCKAPSQAHARARTRTHTHSLGIRQNNSRNVNDQQRPEVRVHGRGWARRPRRQRRGLVVTTRTRKGYGGLLVA; translated from the exons ATGGCGGCCCTTGCCCGCCTGCTGGGCCGTCTCCTCTGGCCGGCCggcaaggaagaggaggaagaggagagggaggaagaggaggcggcggcggggagcCGGGTCCCCGGCGGGCCGCCGCCTCTCCTGACCGCGCCGCGATGCGTCCAGTGGCCGCACGGGGGTGCGGCGGCAGCGTGGGGCCTGCGcttcggggccagcgccgtgcaGGGCTGGCGCGCGCGCATGGAGGACGCGCACTGCGCGCAGCTCGAGTTACCCGGGCTGCCCTCGGGCTGGGCTTTCTTCGCGGTCTTCGACGGCCACGGCGGGGCGCGAGCTGCCCGCTTCTGCGCGCGCCACCTGATGAGCCACGCGCTCGAGGCGCTGGGCCCCGCGCCCTGCGAACCCGAGGGCGTCCGCGGGGCGCTGCGCCAGGCCTTCCTGAGCGCCGACGCGCGACTGCGTGCGCTCTGGCCCCGCGGCGACCCTGGCGGCTCCACGGCCGTGGCGCTGCTCGTCTCCCCGCGCTTCCTGTACCTGGCGCACTGCGGGGACTCGCGCGCCGTGCTGAGCCGCGCCGGCGCCGTGGCCTTCCGCACGGAGGACcaccggccgctgcggccgcgGGAACGCGAGCGCATCCACGACGCTGGCGGCACCATCCGCCTCCGGCGCGTCGAGGGCTCCCTTGCCGTGTCGCGAGCGCTGGGGGACTTTGCCTTCAAGCAGGTGCCGGGGAGGCCCCCAGAGCAGCAGCTCGTGTCTGCGGAGCCCGAGGTGACCGCGCTGGCACGCCGCGCTGAAGATGAGTTCGTGCTCCTGGCCTCGGACGGCGTGTGGGACGCCCTGTCCGGAGCGGCCCTGGCGGAGCTGGTGGCTTCGCGCCtcggcctgggcctggccccggAGCTTCTGTGCGCCCAGCTGTTGGACACGTGTCTGTGCAAG GGCAGCCTGGACAACATGACCTGCATCCTGGTCTGCTTCCCGGGAGCCCCCGGGCCTTCTGAGGAGGCGGTCAGGAGGGAGCGGGCACTGGATGCGGCGCTGGGCTGCAGAGTCGCAG AGCTGTGCGCCTCTGCCCGGGAGCCCCCCACCCTCAACGCGGTGTTTAGGACCCTGGCCTCGGAGCACGTCCCGGATCTGCCTCCCGGGGGAGGGCTGCACTGCAA GGCTGCGGTCATCGCCCAAGCTTACAGAGAGTGCTGCGGGCAG ccatcgcctgctgcctcccgcgaTCTGCACGGGccggaagctgcagccaggagaggcagagaggagaccctgccccccccccccgttagtGCAGCCCCTGGGATGCTCTGCAAAGCCCCATCCCAAGCACACGCGCGtgcgcgcacgcgcacacacacacacagcctgggaaTAAGGCAGAACAATTCCAGGAATGTTAATGACCAGCAGAGACCAGAGGTCCGGGTGCACGGCAGAGGCTGGGCCCGCAGGCCTCGGCGGCAGAGGAGGGGTCTGGTTGTCACCACGCGCACGAGGAAGGGCTATGGAGGACTTCTCGTAGCATGA
- the RTN2 gene encoding reticulon-2 isoform X1 — protein sequence MGQVLPVFAHCKEAPSTASSTPDSTEGGKDDSDFRELHTAREFSEDDEEETTSQDWGTPRELTFSYIAFDGAVGSGGRRDSAARRPRPQGRSVSEPRDPPPQPDLGDSLESIPSLSQSPEPGRRADPGPAPPADHPLEDLRLRLDQLGWAAREAGSGEDSATSSSTPLEDEEPDGLEAGGPGAELDPRLGLAQPSPPKVLTPQPSPGPGTPQAGTPSPPRSQDSNSGPDEPSLAEEEEPRGRLEREPITAQCLDSTDQSQFTLEPHLLVADLLYWKDARTSGVVFTGLMVSLLCLLHFSVVSVAAHGALLLLCGTISLRVYRKVLQAVHRGDGANPFQAYLDVDLTLTREQTERLSQQMASHVVSTATQLRHFFLVEDLVDSLKLALLFYILTFVGAVFNGLTLLILGVIALFTVPLLYRQHQAQIDQYVGLVTNQLSTIKAKIRAKIPGTGALASAAAAVSGSKAKAE from the exons ATGGGGCAGGTCCTGCCGGTCTTCGCCCACTGCA aagaagctccgtcTACAGCCTCGTCGACCCCGGACTCCACGGAAG GAGGAAAGGACGACTCGGATTTCCGCGAGCTGCACACAGCCCGGGAATTCTCGGAAGACGACGAGGAGGAGACCACTTCGCAGGACTGGGGCACCCCCCGGGAGCTGACCTTTTCCTACATCGCCTTCGACGGCGCCGTGGGCTCCGGGGGCCGCAGGGACTCGGCTgcccgccgcccccggccccagGGCCGCTCCGTCTCGGAACCGCGAGACCCGCCCCCTCAGCCGGACCTGGGCGACAGCCTGGAAAGCATCCCCAGCCTCAGCCAGTCCCCGGAGCCCGGACGCCGCGCGgaccccggccccgcgccccccgccgACCACCCGCTGGAGGACCTGAGGCTCCGGCTGgaccagctgggctgggctgcgcgGGAAGCGGGATCCGGGGAGGACTCCGCCACCAGCAGCTCCACCCCGCTGGAAGACGAGGAACCCGACGGCTTGGAGGCGGGAGGACCCGGGGCAG AACTGGACCCGCGActcggactggctcagccctcacCGCCAAAAGTCTTGACCCCTCAGCCCAGCCCGGGCCCTGGGACTCCCCAGGCCGGTACCCCGTCTCCACCCCGATCCCAAGATTCGAACTCTGGGCCTGATGAGCCCTCGCTGGCCGAGGAGGAAGAGCCGAGGGGGCGACTGGAGCGGGAGCCAATCACAGCACAGTGCCTCGATAGCACGGACCAATCACAGTTCACTTTGGAGCCACACCTTCTCG tggcGGACCTGTTGTACTGGAAGGACGCGAGGACGTCGGGCGTGGTCTTCACGGGCCTCATggtctccctcctctgcctcctgcactTTAGCGTCGTGTCCGTGGCCGCCCACGGGGCTCTGCTCCTGCTCTGCGGCACCATCTCTCTCAGGGTTTATCGCAAAGTGCTGCAGGCAGTCCACCGCGGCGACGGAGCCAACCCCTTCCA GGCCTACCTGGATGTGGACTTGACCCTGACGCGGGAGCAGACGGAGCGTCTGTCCCAGCAGATGGCCTCCCACGTGGTCTCCACGGCCACGCAGCTGCGGCATTTCTTCCTGGTCGAAGACCTAGTGGATTCCCTCAAG ctggcCCTCCTCTTCTACATCCTGACCTTCGTGGGCGCCGTCTTCAATGGTTTAACTCTTCTCATTCTGG GAGTGATCGCTTTGTTCACCGTGCCCCTGCTCTACCGGCAGCACCAG GCCCAGATTGACCAGTACGTGGGGCTGGTGACCAATCAGTTGAGCACCATCAAAGCTAA GATCCGAGCTAAGATCCCAGGGACCGGAGCCCTCGCCTCAGCAGCCGCCGCAGTCTCCGGATCCAAAGCCAAAGCCGAATGA